The following proteins come from a genomic window of Nicotiana tomentosiformis chromosome 12, ASM39032v3, whole genome shotgun sequence:
- the LOC104120698 gene encoding F-box protein At2g26160-like, translating into NDFQKQIKSHNRNDYANLFSLAIEVFIWLCTCVTRQDCCSKHCCFPKLTTDWSKLPVDLLGLIASRLHFAEDWVQFGGVCKSWRTGILQNGNSSCSFLPWLMLPQRTHESSRTFYSPFKCKSYDICLSGVLDKRCWGSSHGWLVTLGANFDMHLLNPLSGVQISLPPLNRCPNLNTLICTGKSFRDSFVSKVILSSSPSSSDCVIFAIYSDNWKMAFAKPGDVAWTPLSSIRGHVDDAICHDGKFYAIDTFGEVLIWDFAGSFLKKIAFTPSRDMDNLVYVTTYLVELEGQIYAVMRLLFDTRITDTPCLSTWSFKIYKLDVFNEKWEEVKSLGDWSIFVGSNHSFSISCCAYPECESNCIYFTDDFSGVYYNAVHGYDMGTYNIQNGGVQPLIQENVSAFAFSQPLWIIPSLS; encoded by the exons AATGACTTCCAAAAGCAAATCAAAAGCCACAATCGAAACGACTATGCAAATCTGTTCAGTCTTGCGATAGAGGTATTCATTTGGCTGTGTACTTGTGTTACCCGGCAGGACTGTTGTAGTAAACATTGCTGCTTCCCCAAG TTAACAACAGATTGGTCAAAGTTGCCGGTGGATCTTTTGGGTTTAATTGCTAGTCGTCTGCATTTTGCCGAAGACTGGGTGCAGTTTGGTGGGGTCTGTAAGTCATGGAGAACTGGTATTCTACAAAATGGCAATTCTTCGTGCTCTTTCCTTCCTTGGCTGATGCTTCCTCAGAGGACACATGAAAGCTCGCGCACGTTCTATAGTCCTTTCAAATGTAAGAGTTATGATATCTGTTTGTCAGGTGTTCTAGATAAACGCTGTTGGGGTTCTTCTCATGGTTGGTTGGTCACTCTAGGTGCCAATTTTGATATGCACTTGCTAAATCCACTATCAGGGGTCCAAATTTCACTTCCACCACTGAATAGGTGCCCTAATTTGAACACTCTGATATGTACAGGAAAGAGCTTTCGCGACTCGTTTGTTTCCAAAGTTATCTTGTCTTCTAGTCCGTCTTCATCAGATTGTGTAATTTTTGCTATCTATTCTGATAATTGGAAGATGGCATTTGCAAAGCCAGGTGACGTTGCTTGGACTCCCTTGAGTTCCATCCGTGGCCATGTTGATGATGCCATATGTCATGATGGGAAGTTTTACGCTATCGACACTTTTGGCGAAGTTCTGATTTGGGACTTTGCTGGCTCTTTCTTGAAGAAGATAGCTTTCACACCATCTCGCGATATGGATAATTTGGTGTATGTTACTACATATCTTGTCGAGCTAGAAGGTCAAATATATGCCGTAATGAGGCTTTTGTTTGATACAAGAATCACAGATACTCCTTGCCTAAGCACTTGGAGTTTCAAAATTTACAAGTTGGATGTCTTCAATGAGAAGTGGGAAGAAGTGAAATCTTTGGGTGATTGGTCTATTTTTGTAGGAAGCAACCATTCCTTCTCAATTTCTTGCTGTGCTTACCCAGAATGTGAGAGTAATTGCATATACTTCACAGATGACTTCTCTGGAGTTTATTACAATGCAGTACATGGCTATGATATGGGTACTTACAATATTCAGAATGGCGGGGTACAACCTCTTATTCAGGAAAATGTATCTGCCTTTGCATTCTCTCAGCCACTTTGGATAATACCAAGTTTATCTTAA